One window from the genome of Prosthecobacter sp. SYSU 5D2 encodes:
- a CDS encoding PAS domain S-box protein, giving the protein MAYIYDFPSQRITANGDALASIYGYTPGEIDNLPEGWDSLVHTDDLPRVRAGRESLFTGQSESVSVQMRVACKDGRWEWIQHDWRALDRDAKGVMTRSVGLVQVITPLALSTQALRNEASLNALCRTLVEEWVDGIFLVDGSWRILFANQGALNALGYTQAELHGRSIQYVLLMDSARKKEPLLSKSCQKVTLRGSHIHKDGSKQKVEIVLRRLPGERILVTIRDIREQLAAEEYTRRQAAYYRGLFENNPSGVAVFDTTLQITKVNSALRRMLGYTDRQLTQMRIPDLLEGQNRPVDDFWKQAASSGFKPQKDLEITLKSREGKSLYVHAAVTFLPDNAQESGQGIILFTDISARRQAEQELKRQSQLNDTLVRESAAMIGLVDLEGRILKVNPAVEKISGYTSKELVGKTVWESGLVDPEEIPRARERLKKLQDGAPRVTAISRGRTKSGDLRTIQVHNTATRNADDQIEGYIITAIDITEQQRLQHHLMEAIEQEQARIGHDLHDGVGQLLTGIGALVEMLQLRLSENEKTEAGRIHELVQQAIQQVRQLSRNMSPAAIQHRDLAASLHLLADTVRTSFRRECEFIADLSVKIDDTTQSTHLFRLAQEAINNAIRHGNPTQILISLRQEDASHAVLEIFNNGRPFDCRPGSEGIGLRVMNYRASLIHADFSVNCPPAGGVKVTCKFPLPSGGGTPQATTKTKQKQIP; this is encoded by the coding sequence GTGGCCTACATCTACGACTTCCCCAGCCAAAGGATCACCGCCAATGGTGACGCTCTCGCCAGCATCTATGGTTATACGCCTGGAGAAATTGACAACCTTCCGGAGGGCTGGGACAGCCTCGTCCATACCGATGATCTTCCTCGCGTGCGGGCCGGACGTGAATCTTTGTTCACCGGCCAGTCTGAATCCGTCTCGGTACAAATGCGCGTCGCCTGCAAAGACGGGCGCTGGGAGTGGATCCAGCATGACTGGCGTGCACTGGACCGGGATGCCAAAGGAGTGATGACCCGCAGTGTGGGCCTGGTGCAAGTCATCACCCCCCTTGCCCTTTCGACACAAGCTCTGCGCAATGAAGCCTCCCTCAATGCCCTGTGCCGGACCTTGGTGGAGGAATGGGTGGACGGCATTTTCCTGGTGGATGGCTCCTGGCGCATTCTCTTCGCCAATCAAGGCGCCCTTAACGCCCTGGGTTATACGCAGGCAGAGCTGCATGGCCGTTCCATTCAGTATGTGCTCCTGATGGATTCCGCACGGAAAAAGGAGCCCCTGCTGTCCAAGTCCTGCCAAAAGGTGACACTGCGCGGATCCCATATCCATAAGGATGGAAGCAAACAGAAGGTCGAAATTGTGCTCCGCCGTCTGCCTGGAGAGCGCATCCTCGTCACCATCCGGGACATCCGCGAGCAGCTTGCCGCTGAAGAATACACCCGCCGGCAGGCGGCCTACTACCGTGGACTTTTTGAGAACAACCCTTCTGGAGTCGCCGTTTTCGATACCACTCTCCAGATCACCAAAGTGAATTCCGCCCTGCGGCGCATGCTGGGTTATACCGACAGGCAGCTCACCCAGATGCGCATCCCCGATCTCCTAGAGGGCCAGAACCGCCCCGTGGACGATTTTTGGAAGCAGGCCGCCAGTAGCGGCTTCAAGCCTCAAAAGGACCTCGAAATCACTCTGAAAAGCAGGGAAGGCAAAAGCCTGTATGTCCATGCGGCCGTCACCTTTTTACCGGACAATGCCCAGGAAAGCGGCCAGGGCATCATCCTCTTCACTGACATCAGTGCCCGGCGGCAGGCAGAACAGGAGTTAAAAAGGCAGTCCCAGCTTAACGACACTCTCGTGCGTGAATCCGCCGCCATGATCGGCTTGGTGGATCTGGAAGGGCGCATTTTAAAGGTCAACCCGGCGGTTGAAAAAATCTCCGGTTACACCTCCAAGGAACTGGTGGGCAAAACGGTCTGGGAAAGCGGCCTGGTGGATCCCGAAGAAATCCCGCGCGCCAGGGAGCGCCTGAAAAAGCTTCAGGATGGAGCGCCGCGCGTCACCGCCATCTCCAGAGGCCGCACCAAATCAGGAGATCTTCGCACCATCCAGGTCCACAACACCGCCACCCGCAATGCGGACGACCAGATCGAAGGTTACATCATTACTGCGATTGACATCACCGAGCAGCAGCGTCTCCAGCATCATCTCATGGAGGCCATTGAGCAGGAGCAGGCCCGCATCGGGCACGATCTCCATGACGGAGTCGGCCAGCTTCTCACCGGCATCGGTGCCCTCGTTGAAATGCTGCAGCTCCGCCTCAGTGAAAATGAGAAGACCGAAGCCGGCCGTATTCATGAGCTCGTCCAGCAGGCCATCCAGCAGGTGCGCCAGCTTTCCCGCAACATGTCCCCTGCTGCCATCCAGCACCGGGACCTCGCGGCTTCTCTTCACCTGCTGGCGGATACCGTCCGCACCAGTTTCCGCCGGGAATGTGAATTTATTGCCGATCTCTCCGTCAAAATTGACGATACCACGCAGAGCACCCATCTCTTCAGGCTGGCCCAGGAGGCGATCAACAATGCCATCCGGCATGGCAATCCAACCCAGATCCTCATCAGCCTGCGCCAGGAGGATGCCAGCCACGCCGTGCTGGAAATTTTTAATAACGGACGCCCCTTTGACTGCCGGCCAGGCTCTGAAGGCATCGGCCTCCGCGTCATGAACTACCGCGCGAGCCTCATTCATGCTGATTTTTCGGTGAACTGCCCCCCTGCTGGCGGGGTCAAAGTCACCTGCAAATTTCCCCTGCCATCCGGTGGGGGCACACCCCAAGCGACAACCAAAACCAAACAAAAGCAAATACCGTGA
- a CDS encoding response regulator transcription factor — MKHKLYILDDHPIVIEGLKKILENQEDLQIVGSSEDANNALAQIPKLKPDVIILDITLKDRSGVDLVKKLKQSHPEIHVLVYSMHDENVYAERCLRAGAMGYIMKGESAVRVLQAVRQVLGGGFFFSANLLGSIVSGGGPRSGSRGEPGRMLSDRQLEVFEMVGRGFDSHEIAEKLQLSAKTVDAHKANIRQKLGLASARELLMEAVRWVEK, encoded by the coding sequence GTGAAACATAAACTCTACATCCTGGATGATCACCCTATCGTGATCGAAGGTCTGAAGAAAATTCTCGAAAATCAGGAAGATCTCCAGATTGTCGGCAGTTCCGAAGACGCCAACAACGCCCTCGCCCAAATCCCCAAACTGAAGCCGGATGTCATCATCCTGGACATCACGCTCAAGGATCGCAGCGGAGTGGATCTTGTCAAAAAACTCAAGCAGAGCCATCCGGAAATCCACGTTCTGGTTTACTCCATGCATGATGAAAACGTCTATGCCGAGCGCTGCCTCCGTGCCGGCGCCATGGGCTACATCATGAAGGGTGAAAGTGCTGTCCGTGTGCTCCAGGCCGTACGCCAGGTGCTAGGCGGCGGGTTCTTCTTCAGCGCCAACCTGCTTGGCAGCATCGTCTCCGGCGGCGGTCCCCGCTCCGGCTCCCGTGGCGAACCTGGGCGCATGCTCAGCGACCGCCAGCTTGAAGTTTTCGAAATGGTCGGCCGGGGCTTTGATTCCCACGAAATCGCCGAAAAACTTCAGCTCAGCGCCAAGACCGTGGACGCTCACAAAGCCAACATCCGTCAAAAGCTGGGCCTCGCCTCTGCCCGCGAACTGCTCATGGAAGCCGTCCGCTGGGTGGAGAAATAG
- a CDS encoding ThuA domain-containing protein, whose translation MKPILPALLLLACTLVWTSLAAPGTPLRILIIDGQNNHKWDITTPVLKHALESCGAFSVEVSTTPPKGSPAEAWAGWKPAFGQYAAIVSNYNGEPWPEAVRKDFDGYVKGGGGFVSVHAANNSFPEWKEYNQMIGVGGWGGRDEKSGPWLYVKEGKLYRDTSTGKGGAHGPQHEFVVEIQDAAHPITRGLPKRWLHAQDELYSRLRGPAENIKILTSAKSDLTAEQEPNLMVLDYGQGRVFHTTLGHADYSMLCRGFYETFQRGTEWAATGDVKQTADIPSDFPSENQLSVVELEGHPKQPRPVAKKP comes from the coding sequence ATGAAACCCATTTTACCGGCCTTGCTCCTCCTTGCCTGCACCCTGGTCTGGACTTCCCTTGCAGCCCCCGGCACACCTCTGCGCATCCTCATCATAGACGGGCAGAACAACCACAAGTGGGACATCACCACCCCGGTCCTCAAACACGCCCTCGAAAGCTGCGGTGCCTTCAGCGTTGAAGTTTCCACCACGCCCCCCAAAGGTTCCCCGGCAGAAGCTTGGGCCGGATGGAAGCCTGCCTTCGGCCAATACGCAGCCATCGTCAGCAACTACAATGGAGAGCCTTGGCCCGAGGCCGTCCGCAAGGACTTCGATGGTTATGTCAAAGGTGGCGGCGGCTTTGTCTCCGTGCATGCCGCCAACAATTCCTTTCCGGAATGGAAAGAGTATAACCAGATGATTGGAGTCGGCGGCTGGGGCGGACGGGATGAAAAATCAGGACCCTGGCTCTATGTGAAAGAAGGAAAACTGTATCGTGACACCAGCACCGGCAAAGGAGGCGCCCACGGGCCCCAGCATGAATTTGTGGTCGAAATCCAGGATGCCGCCCACCCCATCACCCGGGGGCTGCCCAAGCGCTGGCTGCATGCCCAGGACGAGCTTTACAGCCGCCTGCGGGGGCCCGCTGAGAACATCAAAATTCTGACCTCCGCCAAATCCGATCTCACCGCCGAACAGGAGCCCAATCTCATGGTCCTGGATTATGGACAGGGCCGTGTTTTCCACACCACCCTGGGCCATGCGGACTATTCCATGCTCTGCCGCGGCTTTTATGAAACCTTCCAGCGCGGAACTGAATGGGCGGCCACCGGGGATGTCAAACAAACGGCTGACATTCCATCAGACTTCCCTTCCGAAAATCAATTGAGCGTCGTGGAGCTGGAAGGGCATCCCAAACAGCCGCGCCCGGTGGCAAAAAAGCCCTGA
- a CDS encoding SMP-30/gluconolactonase/LRE family protein: MTLYQATELTEKGLFTDGIEGPACDEHGNIFCVKFGGENTIGKTTPDGKAALFVHLPAGSTANGIRFGSDGYLYVADYTGHNILRIDPKSKKIQVFAHELRMNQPNDLAVTSDGHFYASDPDWKAGTGQIWRIERQGKTALVAENMGTTNGIDVSPDGKTLYVNESVQRKIWAFSIQPDGSLAGKRLLKEYADHGFDGMRVDIKGNLYITRHGKGTVVKLSPAGEELQEITLPGKKPSNLCFGGPDGCTVYVTEMEAGQLVQFRVEDPGMEWKRTQDRVAVCKEKRPSRYQLQTAVEDVCAWPNLTLMKDGSIVSIIHNQPGHGTMAGDIECWASTNGVKWEKRSTVTRHAPDTIRMNHAAGLAANGDLVVLCSGWTNEKQPNRPKQDKFRDAILRTWVMRSKNGGRTWSQSESFPKPQAGWTEYIPFGDIWAGEDGALHVSCYQGEFKDAAQSSKTQGYRSCHFRSEDDGLTWTAGSVIGPRHNETTLFHLEGKNWIAAARAEAVDIFRSDDDGVTWKQVTRATERNEINGHLTCLKDGRLLLTYGVRVQGRFGVCAKFSGDGGLMWSDPVRLAHSFNGDCGYPSSIQLPNGQVVTAYYSKDSPEYAGYHMGVVVWEPGLPSIVQLDEH, translated from the coding sequence ATGACTCTGTACCAGGCCACGGAATTGACGGAAAAGGGTCTGTTCACAGATGGCATCGAAGGACCGGCCTGCGATGAGCATGGGAACATCTTCTGTGTGAAGTTTGGTGGCGAGAACACGATTGGCAAAACGACACCTGATGGCAAGGCGGCTTTGTTTGTTCATCTCCCCGCAGGCAGCACGGCCAACGGCATCCGTTTTGGCAGTGACGGCTATCTTTACGTGGCGGACTACACAGGGCACAACATCTTGCGAATTGACCCGAAGTCCAAAAAAATCCAGGTCTTTGCCCATGAGCTGCGGATGAACCAGCCCAATGATCTGGCGGTGACCAGCGACGGCCATTTTTATGCCAGCGACCCGGACTGGAAGGCCGGTACGGGTCAGATCTGGCGCATTGAGCGACAGGGCAAAACGGCCCTGGTGGCCGAAAACATGGGCACGACCAACGGCATAGACGTCAGCCCTGACGGCAAGACCCTCTATGTCAATGAAAGCGTGCAGCGGAAGATCTGGGCTTTCAGCATCCAGCCTGATGGCAGCCTGGCCGGCAAGCGTCTGCTCAAAGAATACGCGGACCACGGCTTTGACGGGATGAGGGTGGACATCAAGGGCAACCTATACATCACGCGACATGGCAAAGGCACCGTCGTGAAGCTTTCCCCCGCCGGTGAAGAACTGCAGGAGATCACCCTGCCAGGTAAAAAACCTTCCAATCTCTGCTTTGGGGGGCCTGACGGATGCACGGTTTACGTTACGGAAATGGAGGCCGGCCAGCTGGTTCAGTTCCGTGTGGAAGATCCCGGAATGGAATGGAAGCGCACGCAAGACCGGGTGGCTGTGTGCAAGGAAAAACGGCCCAGCCGGTATCAGCTCCAGACGGCGGTCGAGGATGTCTGTGCCTGGCCCAATCTGACTTTGATGAAGGATGGCAGCATCGTTTCCATTATTCACAACCAGCCAGGTCATGGAACGATGGCAGGGGACATCGAATGCTGGGCCAGCACCAACGGAGTCAAGTGGGAGAAGCGCAGCACCGTGACCCGGCATGCACCTGACACCATCCGCATGAACCACGCGGCGGGGCTGGCCGCCAACGGAGACCTTGTTGTGCTCTGCTCAGGATGGACAAATGAGAAACAACCCAACAGGCCCAAGCAGGACAAGTTCCGGGACGCCATTCTGCGCACCTGGGTAATGCGTTCCAAAAACGGTGGCCGCACCTGGAGCCAATCTGAATCCTTCCCCAAACCGCAGGCCGGCTGGACGGAATACATTCCGTTTGGGGACATCTGGGCAGGGGAGGATGGAGCGCTGCATGTCTCCTGTTATCAAGGCGAGTTTAAAGACGCTGCCCAGTCCTCCAAGACCCAAGGCTACAGATCCTGTCACTTCCGCAGCGAGGATGACGGGCTGACCTGGACGGCAGGTTCAGTCATCGGTCCCCGTCATAATGAAACGACACTGTTCCATTTGGAAGGGAAGAACTGGATCGCCGCCGCCCGGGCTGAAGCTGTGGACATCTTCCGCAGTGATGATGACGGTGTGACGTGGAAACAAGTCACGCGTGCAACGGAGAGAAACGAAATCAACGGGCATCTGACCTGTCTGAAAGACGGTCGCCTGCTGCTGACCTATGGGGTCCGTGTCCAAGGCCGCTTCGGAGTCTGTGCGAAATTCAGCGGTGACGGGGGGCTCATGTGGAGTGACCCGGTCCGGCTGGCCCACAGTTTTAATGGGGACTGTGGATACCCCAGCAGCATCCAACTGCCCAACGGCCAGGTTGTCACCGCGTACTATTCCAAAGACAGTCCCGAGTATGCAGGATATCACATGGGCGTGGTGGTCTGGGAACCTGGACTGCCTTCCATCGTCCAGCTTGATGAGCATTAA
- a CDS encoding substrate-binding domain-containing protein: MTPALRRLMGSGLLLALTTCGQPETVETTSRGTIAASLLTLDNPFFKVIGDNLAAEGKKQGYEVIVVSGDKDVAKQSNQVKDFIVKKVSAIVLSPCDSKSIVPVIQEANAAGIPVFTVDVPCNEPGVEIVTQIATDNYGGGKEAGQAMIEALGSGGGKVAVLHLKQVESCQLRVKGFREVIDAHNARGKPKIDIVAELESGGAKDLGYKAAEDTLQAHGDLRGIFAINDPAALGARAALEKAGKEKQVVIIGFDGQPEGKQAIKEGKIYADPIQFPDRMGIQLVESIMTWSRGLPQPPQILIPTQLYRQADALNDPELK; this comes from the coding sequence ATGACCCCCGCCCTACGTCGCCTCATGGGCTCAGGCTTGCTGCTTGCTCTCACCACCTGCGGCCAGCCTGAGACCGTTGAAACAACCTCCCGCGGGACCATTGCCGCGTCATTGCTGACGCTGGACAATCCCTTCTTCAAAGTCATTGGCGACAACCTGGCCGCCGAGGGAAAAAAACAGGGCTATGAGGTGATCGTCGTCAGCGGGGACAAAGACGTGGCCAAGCAGAGCAACCAGGTGAAGGATTTCATCGTCAAGAAGGTCAGCGCCATTGTCCTCAGCCCCTGCGATTCCAAGTCCATCGTGCCCGTCATCCAGGAGGCCAATGCCGCGGGCATCCCGGTCTTTACCGTGGACGTTCCCTGCAATGAACCGGGGGTGGAAATCGTCACCCAGATCGCCACGGACAACTACGGCGGCGGCAAGGAAGCCGGACAGGCGATGATCGAGGCGCTGGGCTCCGGTGGCGGAAAGGTGGCGGTACTGCACCTCAAACAGGTGGAGTCCTGCCAGCTCCGCGTGAAGGGTTTCCGTGAAGTGATTGATGCCCATAATGCCAGAGGCAAACCCAAGATAGACATCGTGGCGGAACTGGAAAGCGGCGGAGCCAAGGATCTGGGCTACAAGGCGGCGGAAGACACCCTGCAGGCGCATGGAGACCTGCGCGGAATCTTTGCCATCAATGACCCTGCCGCCCTGGGGGCACGTGCGGCCCTGGAGAAGGCGGGCAAGGAAAAGCAGGTGGTCATCATCGGGTTTGATGGCCAGCCCGAGGGCAAACAGGCCATCAAGGAAGGCAAGATTTACGCGGATCCCATTCAGTTTCCCGACCGGATGGGCATCCAGCTTGTCGAGTCCATCATGACCTGGTCCCGCGGGCTGCCGCAGCCGCCGCAGATCCTCATTCCCACCCAGCTTTACCGCCAGGCAGATGCGCTGAACGATCCTGAGCTGAAATAA
- a CDS encoding ABC transporter permease, whose translation MKAPLLRLLSDHGMIFVLAALCAFFSFVTLTDQSVTGEAAVAQVAEMASQGQQVMIAVRASAEESAYAEAVAAAVTKAGAEVVAVVKGSPADMRAALEKTAASGGRLDAVIAGEESARWLVMAEISKDFPALGTPVVVKPDSYRWPNFLKADNLLNIANQIAVIAIIAIGMTMVIITAGIDLSVGSLLALSAVLVSLFIREYAGALEAGPGGMILACIVAVAACGLAGGFSGLMITRFDIPPFIVTLAMMLVTSGFAYTLSEGQSVYQIPDSFVWLGRGADVLSIPNAVMLMLGLYAAAHVVMTQMRIGRYLYAVGGNREAAHISGVPVKRVLMFAYLISGMLAGLGGVVMASQLKSGSPTYGGMYELYVIAAVVVGGTSLSGGKGSMVGTLTGAFIIAVIQNGMNLTNVESYTQKVVLGAVILGAVLVDKMRQNQM comes from the coding sequence ATGAAAGCCCCCCTGCTCCGCCTTCTGTCAGATCATGGCATGATCTTCGTGCTGGCCGCCCTCTGTGCCTTCTTCAGCTTCGTCACCCTGACTGACCAGTCCGTGACGGGAGAGGCCGCAGTGGCGCAGGTGGCCGAAATGGCAAGCCAGGGCCAGCAGGTGATGATCGCCGTACGGGCTTCCGCAGAAGAATCCGCTTATGCAGAGGCTGTGGCGGCAGCGGTGACCAAGGCGGGAGCGGAAGTGGTCGCTGTAGTGAAAGGCTCCCCAGCAGACATGCGTGCAGCTTTAGAAAAGACAGCCGCATCAGGCGGCAGGCTGGATGCCGTCATCGCCGGAGAGGAATCCGCCCGTTGGCTGGTGATGGCGGAGATTTCAAAGGACTTCCCTGCGCTGGGAACACCTGTCGTGGTGAAGCCTGACAGCTACCGCTGGCCCAATTTCCTGAAAGCGGACAACCTGCTCAACATTGCCAACCAGATTGCGGTGATCGCCATCATCGCCATCGGCATGACGATGGTCATCATCACTGCCGGTATTGATCTGTCGGTGGGCAGCCTGCTGGCCCTGTCGGCGGTGCTCGTCTCCCTCTTCATCCGCGAGTATGCAGGTGCCCTGGAGGCCGGACCTGGCGGCATGATCCTGGCTTGCATTGTGGCCGTGGCGGCCTGCGGCCTGGCTGGCGGCTTTTCCGGCCTGATGATCACTCGTTTTGATATCCCGCCCTTCATCGTCACCCTGGCCATGATGCTGGTGACCAGCGGTTTTGCCTACACCCTCTCTGAAGGCCAGTCCGTTTATCAGATTCCGGATTCATTCGTCTGGTTAGGCCGGGGCGCGGACGTGCTGAGCATCCCCAATGCCGTCATGCTCATGCTGGGGCTCTATGCCGCCGCCCATGTGGTGATGACCCAGATGCGCATCGGACGGTATCTGTATGCTGTGGGCGGCAATCGTGAAGCCGCCCACATCTCCGGTGTGCCGGTGAAGCGGGTGCTGATGTTTGCCTACCTCATCAGCGGCATGCTCGCCGGTCTGGGCGGTGTGGTCATGGCGTCCCAGTTGAAAAGCGGTTCACCGACCTATGGCGGCATGTATGAGCTCTATGTCATCGCAGCCGTGGTGGTGGGCGGCACCAGCCTCAGCGGTGGAAAAGGCAGCATGGTCGGCACCCTGACCGGAGCCTTTATCATCGCCGTCATCCAGAACGGCATGAATCTGACCAATGTGGAAAGCTACACCCAAAAAGTGGTGCTGGGCGCGGTCATTCTAGGGGCCGTTCTGGTGGATAAAATGCGCCAGAATCAGATGTAA
- a CDS encoding glycosyltransferase family 39 protein, translating to MSFARQYYEDFPKVALGHYPPGYYALAALVLLAWDQPQVLLVLQALLVAGLSMLVFWVGRRMLRERAALAAALLCAGFPITLKLSQLIMADLLLACLCLLSVEIWARFLEKPRAGMALLFGFTAAAAILTKGSGLALALIPAVSLVGAGRWALLKKPAFWLAGLPVVVMAGPWMLYSTGITREGMVSTSALSFAWGALKYYPFTLSSTFGLATAMIALGGLAVWLGFTQVKVQPDVRRTALLGLLLGTVLIMLLIPAGYSSRYFMPLVPVVALLAVSFFEVTLRRTRLAVPACFSLALLVWMQAPGLLVKNVSGYRSAVLKALDGGLPELQSHWLVCADARGEGAVIASAAFALKERSPSPLRIHRGTKALAKSDWLGRDYQATFGTADEMRAWLDKAEITHVFIDYAPQGTEASAHEKLLIQALADLSSWTLEHETATTRPHQAAPGRLAVFVRRSL from the coding sequence ATGTCCTTCGCGAGACAATATTATGAGGACTTTCCAAAGGTAGCATTGGGACATTATCCTCCAGGCTATTATGCCCTGGCTGCACTGGTGCTTTTGGCGTGGGACCAGCCACAGGTACTGCTGGTGCTTCAGGCATTGCTCGTTGCGGGACTGTCCATGCTGGTCTTTTGGGTCGGCAGGCGGATGCTGCGTGAGCGTGCAGCCCTGGCCGCCGCCTTGTTGTGTGCCGGATTTCCCATCACGCTCAAGCTCAGCCAGCTCATCATGGCGGACTTGTTGCTGGCATGTCTGTGCCTGCTGTCGGTGGAGATCTGGGCGCGCTTCCTGGAAAAACCGCGTGCGGGCATGGCTCTTCTTTTTGGCTTTACCGCGGCTGCGGCCATCCTGACCAAGGGCTCCGGACTGGCCCTGGCCCTCATACCGGCGGTCAGCCTGGTTGGAGCTGGCCGGTGGGCGCTTTTGAAAAAGCCGGCCTTTTGGCTGGCCGGGCTGCCGGTGGTGGTGATGGCAGGTCCGTGGATGCTTTATTCCACCGGCATCACCCGCGAGGGCATGGTTTCTACCAGCGCGCTCAGCTTTGCCTGGGGTGCTTTAAAATATTATCCGTTCACGCTTTCCAGCACCTTTGGTCTGGCCACGGCCATGATCGCCCTGGGCGGTCTGGCGGTCTGGCTGGGATTCACCCAGGTCAAAGTCCAGCCGGATGTCCGGCGCACCGCCCTTCTCGGGCTGCTGCTGGGCACGGTCCTCATCATGCTGCTCATTCCTGCGGGTTATAGCAGCCGTTATTTCATGCCATTGGTGCCGGTGGTGGCTCTGCTGGCAGTGTCCTTTTTTGAGGTGACTCTCAGACGTACCCGGCTCGCCGTGCCGGCCTGCTTCAGCCTGGCGCTTTTGGTTTGGATGCAGGCTCCCGGGCTGCTGGTAAAAAACGTCAGCGGCTATCGCAGTGCTGTCTTGAAAGCCTTGGATGGCGGTTTGCCTGAACTGCAGTCGCATTGGCTGGTGTGTGCTGACGCGCGCGGGGAAGGTGCGGTTATCGCTTCGGCAGCTTTCGCGTTGAAGGAGCGTTCACCTTCCCCCCTGCGGATTCACCGGGGTACCAAGGCGCTGGCGAAATCCGACTGGCTGGGACGGGACTACCAGGCCACCTTTGGGACTGCTGATGAAATGCGGGCCTGGCTGGACAAAGCCGAAATCACCCATGTTTTTATTGATTATGCTCCTCAAGGGACAGAAGCCAGCGCTCATGAAAAGCTGCTGATCCAAGCCCTGGCGGATCTCAGCTCCTGGACGCTGGAACATGAGACGGCCACCACCCGCCCGCACCAGGCCGCACCTGGCCGTCTGGCTGTTTTTGTGCGCCGCAGCCTGTAA
- a CDS encoding universal stress protein → MTTPTIPGFWQKILVPTDFSNCSLAALKSASRLQETSTAQIVLLHVTEEGHEGLRIRTEDLHDKMRYEAEQTLRKLAKEHFPRPDEIVVQIEEGRPAETICQVAEKEKADVILIPTHGHTGLKHMLLGSIAEKVVRQAHCDVLVVRQ, encoded by the coding sequence ATGACCACCCCAACGATCCCCGGTTTTTGGCAAAAAATTCTCGTTCCAACGGATTTTTCAAACTGCTCTCTGGCCGCCCTTAAGTCTGCATCCAGGTTGCAAGAAACTTCCACGGCCCAGATCGTCCTCCTGCACGTCACGGAAGAAGGTCACGAAGGTTTGCGCATCCGCACAGAGGATCTTCATGACAAAATGCGCTATGAGGCAGAGCAGACGCTGAGAAAACTGGCCAAAGAGCATTTCCCCCGCCCGGATGAAATCGTTGTTCAGATTGAAGAAGGCCGTCCGGCGGAAACCATCTGCCAGGTGGCAGAAAAAGAAAAGGCGGACGTCATCCTCATTCCCACGCACGGACATACCGGTCTCAAGCACATGCTTCTGGGCAGCATCGCTGAAAAAGTGGTCCGTCAGGCCCACTGCGATGTCCTGGTCGTGAGACAGTGA